CACCGCCGTCCTCCTGGCCGTCGTTTACCTGACGAAACTGATGCCCGCCTGGGCCCGAGTCCCGTTACCCGACCTCTGGTTCTAGAGGAGCAGCCATGCCCGACGAAGAACAGGTTTACTCGAGCCCCCTCGGCCAGTACATGGACGCGGTGGTGTCGCCCGGCGAGGCCTTCCGGGGCCTGAAAACCAGGCCGCGCTGGCTCGTTTTCTTCCTCATCACCATCGCCGTCTCACTGGCCACCCTCCCCCTCCTGATGCCCTACTCCGTGACGGCCCAGCGAGAGGCACTCAACGAAATTCTGCGTGAGAACCGGGACGTGATGCCCGCCGAGCAGGTAGCCCGGCTGGAGGAGTTCCGGGACCAGGCCGGCACCGGCTTCATGGGCGAGGTATTTCCCTACCTCGTGGTGCCCGTGTCGCTCTTCCTCTACCTCCTGATCGCCTCGGCGGGCCTGAACGTCGGTGTGGGGCTGACCGGGGAGAAGCTGGGCTTCCGCAACGCCGTCTCCATCGTTTCCCTGGCCTCGGTGGCGATGGCCGCGGGGGCGGTGGTTACGCTGGTTCTGGTGCTGGTGAAGGGCGACGTTTACGTGGGGACCAACCTGGGGCTCCTGTTCCCCCGGATGCCCGCGGAGTGGTACACGCGGGTCCTCAAGGGCTTCGCCTCCCAGATAGACATCTTCTCCGCCTGGAGCGTCTATCTGCTCACCATCGGTGTGCATGAGGTGGTCGGCCTCTCCACCAAGCGTTCGTTCCGTGTCGTCATCATCCTCTGGCTGCTCTGGGCGGTGCTTATGACGGCCCTGAGCTACTTCGGCTTCGGCATGTGAGGACCTTTCCCCGATGAGCCGCCCCCGGACATGCCCCGCCTTCCCCGACGGGTACCGCGAGTACACGGGTGTCGTCCACCTACACTCGACCTACTCCGACGGCCACTGGCCCGTGGGGCGCATCCTCGGGGAGGGTATCCGCGCCGGGCTGGACTTCGTCTTCCTCACCGACCACGACACCCTGGGGGCGAAGGAGGACGGCTGGGGCGGCTGGTACGCCCCCGGTGGGCCCGAGGGTCCCTGGCTCTCGGTGAGACCGGTGGAGAGGGGCTCATCCCCTCACCGCATCTTCCTCGGAGTGGGAGCGGAGATAACCCCCCCAAAATCGCACTACCTGGCCTTCGGCGTGGACCGGCTCCCCGCCCCGAACCTGCCCAGCCAGAAAATCATAGACTTCGTCCGCGCCCGCGGCGGCCTCGGCATCATCACCCACCCCGACCACCGGGGGAACGTCCGCTTCGGCATCGGCTGCTACAAGTGGGAGGACTGGTCGGTCACCGGCTACGACGCCCTGGACGTTTGGGACCTGATGACCGACTGGCAGGACTCGCTACGGGGCATCGTGAGCGCCTACGTGGCCTACAACCTGCCGGCGTGGGTCCTGCGCGGCCCGAAGCGGGAGACGCTGGCCCGCTGGGACTGGATGCTCGCCCGGGGCCCGATGCCGGTCATCGGCTGCTGCGACAACCACGGCCGCCCCTACCGCCTGGTGCGGACCTACGACATCCTCCCCTATCCCACGGCCCTGCGCCTGTTGCACCTCCACCTCTTCACGCGGCCGCTGGAGGGACTCTCCGCCGACGAGACCGAGCGTGAGCTTCTTTCCGCCATGCGGGCCGGGCGCGGCTTCATCGCCCTGGACTTCTGGTGGCCGTCCCGGGGTTTTTCCTTTTCCGCCGGGAACGGGACCCAGACCGCGCCGATGGGTTCCACCGTCTCCCCGGAAAACGGCCCCTGGACGCTGACCGTGCGCCTTCCCGAGCGGGGGATTATCACCCTCGTCAAGGACGGGGTACCGTTGGTCACCCGCGTCGGTCTCGGGCTGGATTTTGAGGAGAGGGGCGGCGGAGTCTTCCGGGTCGAGGTCCACCGCCGGCGGAATTTTTGGAAAAAGCCGTGGATATTCTCCAATGCCATCCGGATAACGGATTGATCGGGTGGGTGAAAAATG
This sequence is a window from bacterium. Protein-coding genes within it:
- a CDS encoding YIP1 family protein, whose protein sequence is MPDEEQVYSSPLGQYMDAVVSPGEAFRGLKTRPRWLVFFLITIAVSLATLPLLMPYSVTAQREALNEILRENRDVMPAEQVARLEEFRDQAGTGFMGEVFPYLVVPVSLFLYLLIASAGLNVGVGLTGEKLGFRNAVSIVSLASVAMAAGAVVTLVLVLVKGDVYVGTNLGLLFPRMPAEWYTRVLKGFASQIDIFSAWSVYLLTIGVHEVVGLSTKRSFRVVIILWLLWAVLMTALSYFGFGM